One Mercenaria mercenaria strain notata chromosome 12, MADL_Memer_1, whole genome shotgun sequence DNA segment encodes these proteins:
- the LOC128547510 gene encoding histone-lysine N-methyltransferase, H3 lysine-79 specific-like, translating into MASSLPKRELRRIDRERRKEEDRVQMEKDKRRHEKEEEHKRLMGERESKLTELQKQREKLLEKRRKYKGKRQLMLDMDKNRKEKKMKEAYNYDDSADTEESDDDYKTVDQTDDADYVRNTEDSSMKIEDNVDNDKQLEKEMKWLDEKWRKYENENIQLETDIKQIKSWERISSDTTRNRPNRNGSEEKRMKGNIKSDKFETDNERSDEERKLIEKIKQLKIREKKVNDVIEKSRLLKRDKLRK; encoded by the exons ATGGCATCGAGTCTGCCTAAAAGAGAATTAAGAAGGATCGACAGAGAAAGGCGAAAGGAAGAAGATAGAGTACAAATGGAGAAAGATAAAAGACGTCATGAAAAGGAAGAGGAACATAAACGTTTAATGGGTGAAAGAGAAAGTAAACTGACAGAATTACAAAAGCAGAGAGAAAAGTTGTTAGAGAAAAGGCGTAAATATAAGGGAAAACGTCAGCTAATGTTAGATATGGATAAAAAtagaaaggaaaaaaaa ATGAAAGAGGCATATAATTACGATGATAGTGCTGATACTGAAGAGTCAGACGATGATTATAAAACTGTTGATCAAACAGACGATGCAGATTATGTTAGAAATACTGAAGATAGCAGTATGAAAATAGAAGACAATGTTGATAACGATAAACAATTAGAGAAAGAAATGAAATGGTTAGATGAAAAATGGCGAaagtatgaaaatgaaaacattcagTTGGAAACTgacataaaacaaataaagagTTGGGAAAGAATTAGCAGTGATACTACGAGAAATAGACCAAATAGAAATGGGTCTGAAGAAAAGAGGATGAAAGGGAACATCAAAAGTGATAAATTTGAAACTGACAATGAACGTAGTGACGAAGAACGTAAACTAATAGAgaaaattaaacagttaaaaataagagaaaagaAAGTGAATGATGTTATAGAAAAGAGTAGATTACTAAAAAGAGACAAGCTGaggaaatag